The Magnolia sinica isolate HGM2019 chromosome 10, MsV1, whole genome shotgun sequence genome includes a window with the following:
- the LOC131257339 gene encoding alpha-galactosidase 1-like, which yields MKRYLASQLLISLLLLISFSVSASRFLRSENDTRRNLLTNGVGRTPPMGWNSWNHFWCGINETIVRETADALVSTGLSKLGYEYVNLDDCWAELNRDSEGNFVARKSTFPSGIKALADYVHSKGLKLGIYSSAGYKTCTQTQPGSLGYEERDAMTFASWGIDYLKYDNCFFDGTKPIVRYPKMTRALMKTGRPIFYSLCEWGDMHPALWGDRVGNSWRNTMDIVDNWDSMVSRADANEVYAEYARPGGWNDPDMLEIGNGGMTNDEYIVHFSIWAISKAPLIIGCDLRSASNETLAILGNKEVIDVNQDPLGVQAKKVRMIGDCEVWAAPLTGYRMAVLFVNRALFAYGIPAHWDDLGLPQDTVVQVRDLWKHETLKKTYKNKFEPTIASHACKMFVLTPIS from the exons ATGAAGAGATACTTAGCTTCTCAACTCCTTATCTCTCTGCTTCTTCTCATTTCCTTCTCCGTATCCGCTTCTAGATTTTTACGTTCAGAAAATGATACTAGACGAAATCTTCTCACCAATGGTGTTGGCAGGACGCCTCCAATGGG GTGGAATAGTTGGAATCACTTCTGGTGCGGTATTAATGAGACAATAGTCAGAGAAACTG CCGATGCTTTGGTATCAACTGGCCTTTCCAAGCTTGGATATGAATATGTTAATTTAG ATGATTGTTGGGCTGAGTTGAATCGTGACTCAGAG GGTAATTTTGTTGCTAGAAAATCGACGTTTCCATCAGGTATTAAGGCTCTTGCAGATTATGTACATAGCAAGGGGCTTAAGCTCGGAATTTATTCGTCTGCAGG GTATAAGACATGTACCCAGACTCAACCAGGGTCACTTGGTTATGAAGAGAGAGATGCCATGACCTTTGCTTCATGG GGAATAGATTATTTAAAATATGATAATTGCTTCTTCGATGGTACTAAGCCGATAGTTCG atatcctaaaatgacacgaGCACTAATGAAGACGGGCCGTCCAATCTTTTATTCTCTCTGCGAATG GGGGGATATGCACCCGGCTCTGTGGGGCGATAGAGTTGGAAACAGTTGGAGGAATACTATGGACATTGTTGATAACTGGGACAG CATGGTTTCTAGAGCTGATGCAAATGAAGTGTATGCTGAGTATGCAAGGCCTGGTGGCTGGAATG ATCCAGATATGCTTGAAATAGGAAATGGAGGGATGACGAATGATGAGTACATAGTCCACTTCAGCATTTGGGCTATTTCTAAGGCTCCCCTTATAATTGGATGCGATCTCCGGAGTGCTAGTAACGAAACATTGGCAATCTTGGGCAACAAGGAGGTCATCGATGTTAACCAAG ATCCTCTTGGCGTTCAAGCGAAGAAGGTTAGGATGATAGGAGATTGTGAG GTTTGGGCTGCACCCTTGACGGGCTATAGGATGGCTGTGCTTTTTGTAAATCGGGCACTCTTTGCATATGGCATCCCAGCTCATTGGGATGACCTTGGTCTCCCACAAGACACGGTGGTCCAAGTGAGAGATCTCTGGAAG CATGAGACGTTGAAGAAGACATACAAGAACAAATTCGAGCCCACGATTGCTTCGCATGCATGCAAGATGTTCGTGTTGACACCGATATCTTAG